In Leclercia sp. LSNIH1, the genomic stretch GCTCGGGGGGTGACGCTGACGGAGGTAGGAATGCCGACGTACAAGGGGATCGGCCAGCCTTTCGGCTGCTCCGCCAGCGCCACTGTAATCATATCGGGATACGCGCTGGCAGGACACCAGATCGTGAATCTGGGTCACCTTGTACTAAAGCGGGTTCCTACGCCCGGTTGCAGGTTTCACCGCAACGAGGAGACTCTACGCCCTGCTCTCCCCCACACAAAACAAAAAGCGCCACCGCAAGTCATTCTTGCGAGGCGCTTTCCAGAATCTCACCTTAGGAAGGTAAAACTTACCTTGCCAGCGACACCAGCATCTTCAGACTCGCAGAATAGTAATCCTCCTGAGCCGTGATCTGCGGCTCGCCCGCCGGGAGTTGCCCCATCGCCAGGTCACGCACCGCCAGCAGGCCGCCGTCCATCATATAGGGCGCCGGATCGTTGGTGGTGATGTTCACCCAGGCTGGCGTCTGGGTACGGGAAAAACGTCCCCAGTAGGCGGTATATGGCGCCATCAGCGGGCTGGTTGGCTGATACCACTTCACGTAGAGCGGCACGCGGATCGCATCGTAGCTGAAGCGCGCCGGCCACTCTTTGGCCGGGGTTACGCGCCCGTCGGCGTACAGTGAAACCCAGTCCGCCGGGAGCTGCGTGTTGCCGAAGCGCATTTTCACCAGCAGCTTCTGCCCGTCATTGATCAAATCACGCCACACCGTCAGATGGCTGCGCTTCGCGAAATCCTCCCAGGCCGGGAAGATAAAATAGGAGGGGTTGAGATTCACATGGCTGTTGAGGTTAAAGCCTTTCGCGCCAGGCAGCATCACGCGGTAACCGGCAAAGCTGATCACATTGCGGGCCACCAGCTCTTTGGTGATGGCGTCCGACGCGTTCAGGTAATTGCTGTCATTCCACTGGGTGCCCGCCTTTAACAGCGCCCAGGCGATAAAGGTATCGCCGTCGGTGGCATTGTTTTTATCCATAACCGGATCGGCGGCCACCGGGTTAAAGCGCCAGTAGAACAGGCCCGTCTGTGGGTTTTGCAGATTCTTTTTGGTCCAGCTCCAGATTTTGTCAAAACCCGCGCGATCGTTGTTGCGCACCGCCATCATCATGGCGAAGCCCTGCCCCTCGGTATGGCTCACGCTGTTGTTGCCGGTATCAATGATGCGACCATCCGGCATCAAAAACCGCGCCTTGTAACTCTCCCATGCGCTTCCAGCGAAAACCTGATGGCTTAACAACAGCCCCAGCGCCAGAACCACGATTTTAGTTCGCTGCCACATGGCCGATCCTTATTGATTGTTTTGATATCTGAAATGGATAACCGTAGCCGAGGGGGATGCCTCCCGCCACAGTGAAACGTGCGATTTTCCGCCCTGCTCGCGCAGCCAGCGGGCATAGAGTCCCTCCAGCACCGCGCTGAAGGCGTGGTTCCAGGCCATCTGCTTTGCCTCTTCAGGCGGCACCGGCAATGCCGTATGCACGATGCGGATCGCCGTGTCGCTGGCATCAATATCAATATAGCCCCAGTTAAAGGCCGCCAGCCGGGCGTTGATCTGCTCTTCGAGTTCGCCCACCGTGTGCGCCAGCATCAGCGGGAAGCGCTCGCCCAGGGCGTCGCCCATCTGCACGAGAAAGGCGCGGCTCTGCGCCTCGCCGACGTTCGCCACCATCGTCTCAACCATCACGTGGATCAGTCCAAACCAGCCCGACTGGGACTGTTGATGCTGGTAATAGTGCAAAAGCTGTTGATCGTTCATTACTTGTTCCCCAGAAGGTAGCGGAAGTAGAGGCTTGCGGTGCTTTCATTGTAATCACCGAAGGTGTCATACCCAATCTGCCCGCCGATGGTCATATCTTTGTTGAGTTTGTAGTCCGTGGACGCGCGCAGGTTGTAGCCCAGGCCGTTTTCGCTGTTGCCTTTGTAGAACGCCTCTTTGGCGAAACCACGGGAGACGTAATCTTCCAGCTGGCGCTGCATGGCCGCGTCCGTCGGGAAGTACGGGCTCTCATCCTGGGAGTAAGACTGATAACCAATCGACGCGCCTAACCCCAGGTTCCAGTTGTCATATTTCTGGGTGTAATCCACCGGGAAGGAGACGCTGATATAGTCCTGCGGACTGAAATAGCCCCCCTGCCCGTAGCTGAAGTAGCTCAGGTTTTTGTCGAAGTTCATGTAGTTCATGTTGATGCCGGCTTTCAGCTCGCGGTCGGCGGCGTAGTAAGGGCGGAAATAGACCCCCGCAGAGCCGGTGACGCTGGTGTTGCTCGGCACGTTCTCCCCGACATAGTCGTACACGCCAAACCCGGCGTAGAAACCTGCATCGGTATTATCATAGCTCAGCTGCGCGCTGCCGCCGTTTTTGGTGACCTGGCCCCACTTCTTGCCGCTGTATTTGTCCTCAACGCCAACATAGGAGAGGAGGCTGTCTACCACCGCACGACGCTCGCCGGTAAGCACCAGCTTGAGGTAATCGGTCAGCTGTGGCGACCACTGGATCCCACCCACGACGGTATTCAGATCCTGGCCCAGCGGCGTGGAGCCAACGTCAATTTTGTATTGATCCCCGGTGAGCGCCATCGCCACTTCCACACCCTGAGCGCTTTGCGAGCCCTGGGACGGCACCTTGATTTTGTCGATATTCGGCAGCTCAGGCGGCGTGGTGGTGGAGGCGTTATAGAGCTCTTCGGCCACGCCGCCCTGAATCAGCGCCCCGGTACCAAACCGGCGACTGGATTCATCGAACGAGGTACCCGCATCGAGGCTTATCGGCGTGACGTTAACGTCCAGGCGGGAATCACCGAACGGCACGGTGGACCACTGCAATGGCGCCTTGATCTCGGTGAGCTTGCTGAGCCCATCTTCGCCGTCACGCGCGCGCAGGGAGGTTGATCCTCGCGCCCAGGTGGCGGTTTTATCCACCAGCATCTCCATCATGTTATCCACCTGGCGCAGCGTACCGGCCTGGGCGGTTTCCACCGGCAGATCGGTGCGCACGGTACCCGGCGGCGCGGTCTGTGGATTACGCGCCAGCTGGGCCACCTGCCACGGCATCGCCTGGCCGTAGAGCGACGGCGACGCCGCCACCTCGCCGGTGCTGGAGGTACCCACAAACGGGTTGTCGGCCAGTGCCAGGCCGCCCAGCATTGGGGCGGTTTCACCGGTGTTATTCTGCAGGCCGAGCAGCTTGCCGCGCGCGGTGCGCAGATAGCTCATCGCCTGCTGATGGTTGCCTTCCGCCTCGGAGACCCGCGCCAGCAGCAGCAGGCGCTCCGGCGAACCGTCGTTGGTCAGCCCGGCGCTCAGCTGCTTCGCTTTATCGACATTTTTGCTGGCCAGGGCCACATCGATCGCCCCGGCCCGCGCATCCTGCTGCGGTGTATCGCGGGTCATCAGGTAGTCGTAGACCACCCCTGCCTCTTTATTCATCTTGCCGGACTGATAGACGCGGGCCATCGCAAACATCAGATCGGTGTTCTGCGGATCGTTTTGCATGGCGCGGATCAGCTTGTCGTAGGCCGCGGCATAGTTGCCCTGGGTGCGCAGACGATCGGCCTCGTTGATCACGTAGCCGTTACGAATGCTCGCCAGCTGGGTTGGCGTACTGCGGGACTGCAACTCCGGGCTGGCAAGCCAGGCCTGGGCTTCGCTGCCCAGCCCCGCCTGATTGAGCACCGCCACCTGATCGGCATAATCCCCGGCGTTACCCTGCACGCCGCGGCGCATGTTGTCGTGGACCACGCTCACCGCAGTGGTGACATCCCCGCTCTGGGCCAGCATCCGCGCCAGCTTGCCCGCATCCGCCGGGCTTTGTGGCGGACGCGCCGCCAGGGCTTACAGGGTGTTGGCCGCCGCGGTGCGATCGCCCTGCGCCAGATAGCGCTCGGCGACGTTCATCTGGAGGTTGTAGTTGACCCGCTGCGACAGCTCGCGCATATCGCGATTCTGGCTGGGGGCTGGAATGCGCGACAGCAGGGTTTGCGACTGCTGCCAGGCGTTGTTTTCACTGGCGAACAGCGCGGCAGCGTAGAGTTCGCTGTTGCTGGCGTTCGGGCGGAAGGCCGGTGCCATGGTGTTGGCCGCCTCTGCGTCGCGTCCCTGTTTCTGCAACAGACGCGCAAGATCGAGACGCAGCCAGGGATCGGACGGATAGCGGGCCGTCCCCTGCTGCAACAGCGCAATGGCGCGCTGCGGATCGCCGTTGGCCGCCGCCTGCTGCGCCTGACGACGCAGCGGATCGGTCGGGTTGCCGCCGGAGACGCGCGGCTGGAGCCTCGCCTGCAGGCTGGCCGGCAGGGTTTGCAACATCGCCTGGGCTTCGGCGGTTTTGTTCTGCTCGCGCAGGACGTAGTAGAGGTTTTCCCGGGCCGCGCCGTTGTTCGGCTGCTCGGTCAGCAGGCCGCGCAGGGTCTGCTCCGCCGAGGTGTAATCTTTGTTATGCCGCTGGACGTCGGCGCGGAACAGCTTCGCCGCCGCCCCCTGTTCGCCACTGCGCTGGGCGAGCGGTGCGCTCAGGGCCAGCGCCTGGCTGACGTTACCCTGTTTGTAAGCCGCCTGCGCCTGGGCCAGCTGGCCGTAAAACTCGGCATCCTGCGCCTGCTGCTTGCGCTCCTCAGAGGCGCTTCCGCCCAGGCTTGCTGCACGGTTCAGGTATTGCGCGCCTGCGGCGTAGTCGCCCTTGCGCAGGGCCACGTAGCCCATCCCGGCCAGGGCGTCGGCATCTTCCGGGTTGGTCTTCAGCGCCTGCTCAAACTGGCTGCGGGCGGTGTCGGTATTGCCGCTGTTCAGCGCCACATAGCCTTCGCCTTTTGCCGCCCCGCCGATGCTTTTACGGAAGTAGTCCTGCACTGCGGTATCGGTGGGATGGCGCTGGAGGTAGGTCTGGTAATAGGCTTCGTCACCCGCCTGCGGCCCCAGCCAGAGCAGAGCCTGACGCAGGGATTTATCCGCGTCCTGACTGCCGCTTGCCAGATCCTGGAGAATATCCATCCCCTCGCGGCGGGTGCTCTCCTGATAGGTGAGCACTTTGCCCAGCGCAATTTTGACGTTGTTATCCTGCGGGTACTGCACGCGCAGCTGACGCAGCTCGCTCATCGCCTGCGGATAAAGGGATTTGTCCCCCGCCATGGTCAGATAGTATTCCGGGGCCAGGCTCGGCGGCGGCTGGTTGCCGGTAAACAGGCTCTGCCAGGTGCTAAGCGCGGCGGGAATATTGCCGCTGCGCGCCTGCTGGCGGGCCAGCTCCAGCTGCCCGCGCGGCACCTGCTGCATCTGTTTGGCGTTATCCAGCGCCTGCAGATTTGCATCCTGCGGCGAGACCGCCGTTAAGCGCTCACGCCACTGCGCGGCCCCTTTCATGTCCCCAGCCTGCTGTGACCACAGCGCCATCAGGTAGAGCGCCTGGGTGTTATTGGGGTCCACCATCAGCACTTTTTTCAGCGATTCCATCGCCAGGTTATCGTGAGACTTTTCGTGCCAGTAGTTTGCCTGGTCGAAGAGCGCTTTCAGCGCCGGGTTATTGGCCGACTGCGCGGCATCCGCCGCCTGGGCGCCCTGAAGGCCCCCGAGCGCCAGCCCGCTGAACAGGCAAAGCACAGGCAGATGTCTGGCGGTTTTGTTTTTATTTTCCATAGTGTTACCACCCTTACTCACGATCTGAATCCTGTGGGTTAAGTCGTTTATGCGCGCGTTTTTTCAGTAACGAGTAGAGGCTCAGGCCAATAATCGTCGCGAACAGCAGGCCAAAAATTGCCAGCATGGCGGAGTGCTGCGTGGCATACCACACCACCATCATGTACCAGGGCATCTGGCCGCTCGGGAACTGCGGGCCGACGCGGAAACTGCGCACGCCGTTTTCATCGGTGATGATCGCCGTATCGCCGCGGATCCCGGCGTTGATGCGGGCCGAGTTAAGATCGTTATGCAGACGCGAAAGCTGTTGGTCATTGCTGCCAATCGCCATCACCACCAGCCGCTGCGGGTTCCACTGGGAGCGGAAGCTGACAAAGCCGCGCCAGGATTCGTTCGACGAGAAGTAGCGGTCGGCATCGACGCCCGACGCGTTCCAGTCGCCCTCCAGCAAGCGCTGCGCTTTTTCCAGCATCTTCGGCTCGCGCACCCCAAAGGTGTGTTCGTTGCTGATAAACGGCGACTGGGCCAGCAGCGCGCGGTTGAAGGCGGTTTGGTCCAGCGTGGAGACCGCCAGCACATCGCTGTTGCTCAGGCGCAGCAGGTTCGCCCCGCCAGAGGGCAGACCGAACATCACGCGGTTGTTGTTCAGCGCGGTCCCGGTGGCGTTACCGGAGCGGGCGGCGAGATCCAGCAGCGTGCCAATCTCGCTTTCGCTCGGGTTTTCCGGCAGGAGTAATACCGTCTGCGAGAAGTCCGCCAGACGGGTAAACGGGAACGATGCGCCGACGAAGTAAGAGAGATTTGGCAGCAGCGCGAAGTGGCGCGAATTGCTCAGATCGATGCTGGAATCTTCGTCGATACGGCTCTTGATGTTGTTATTGAGCAGCACGCTGCACGGCGCGGTCTCTTTGGTCTGGATGTTGAAATAGAGCTGCAGCTGGTTGTCGCCGTAAATCAGATAGGGCTCCAGCGGCATGACAAAGTTCTCCTGGCGCGCATCGCCGCCGAGCTTGTGCCACAGCCCTTCCAGCAGGCCCTGTTTGTTTACCGGCAGGTTACGCAGGAAGGTGCCGTTAAAGGTCATCGACAGGTACGAACGCTGTTCGTCGATCCAGCTTTCGGACGGGAAGCGATAGGCTATTTTCAGCGGAATGGTGTCGCCATCCCACATAAAGAGATCCGGTGCGGCACGGAACCCAAGGGTCAGCGGCTCGTGCCAGATGCCGGTCACCGTCAGGCTCTGATCTTTACGCATCAGCTCGCTCAGCAACACCGGGCGGTCGGTGGCGATCCAGCGCGGGGCGTCATAAGGTTTGCTGACCGGGATGTTCTGGGCCTCCACCAGCAGGCTGGTGGTCTGGCCGCTGAACTCTCCGCGGGTCAGACGCCATGCGGCGCTTTTCAGTTGCTGCTCGTTATTGCCCACCACCAGCAGCAGTTTGTAGATCGGGTTGGCCGGGTTATCCACCACCTGGAGCATCGCCCCGTTAGAGGCAGGCAGCGTCAGGCCGCCAATCGACTCGCCCGGTTTGCCGAACAGGATGCCGTTTTTCTCCGGCAGCTGGTCATGCAGGGCGTCAAACGAAATACCGCGGTAGTCCGCTTCGATCCCCAGCCACGAGGCGATCAGCGCCGCCGCGCCCACCTGCTCCGGCAGGGTTTTGGCCGGGAAGGCGAAGGTCAGCGTGGTCGGCGTCATCTGCATCTCATCAAGGAACGGACGCGGGAAATGGCTCAGATCCGCGCCAATGTTCAGCTGCTGCGCCTCCAGGTCGAGACGCGTGTTCGGCATGATGGTGACCTGATAATTGTCCGACAGATCCCGCTGGCACAGCAGGGCGTCGCCGTCGTTGATTTTGAAGCTGATGTTGTTGCGTGACACCACCATCGCCGCCGGGATCTCCAGCTGATAGCTCGACACATTACTGTCGGCAGAGCCCAACGGTACCGTCCCCAGCGGCTGGCCGTTGAGCATCAGCTGCAGGGTGGTATTACGGGCCGCCATCGCCGGAGAGACCTTCAGGTTCAGCTCCAGCTGGGCATTGGTGATCACCTGGTCCGCCGAGAGGGTGAAATCGATTCCCCCCTGTAGCTGCCCACCGCTTAACACCACGCCATTGGGCTGCCCCATCTGGGCAACGGTGATACTGCTGCTGGTGCCAGGGGTGATCCCCATCGGCACCGGAGAAGCAGGAACGGCGTCGGGCGTCACCGGCATGGCATCCGGTGCCGGGCTGGCAGTCGGTTCCGCAGCCGCCTCTGCCGCCGGCGGGGTCTGGAAAGCGGGCAGCGTATCGGGTGCAGGCAGGGAAGCCGGCGCCGCATCCTCAGTGGACTGCGCTGTGTCCGTCGCGGGCGGGAAATCCACCGGCAGCAGCGATTCCACGGTGGTCGGCTCTTCCGCCGTCACCGGCTGCGCCAGGACGCCAAATACAAACAACATCTGCAGCGCTTTGCGGGTCATCCCTTTCATACAGCGGTATCCTCGGTGGCGTTATTCCTGCGCCCTGCATCCTCATGGCGTTGACGACGCTTATTACGACGGTCTTTCCAGGTCAGCCAGAACAGATCAAATACGCTGCGAATAATGATAAACAACGAGCGGAACGGATTGTCCTGCGGCTTAGGCGGGTTGATCCACGCATCGGCGCGGGCCAGCACCACGCGCACCAGCTCGCGGCGGCGCTCCAGCGGGATCTCGGCAAACATCAGGCGTATATACTGCTCATCGTGGGCAATGACGCTCACCGGAATACTGATCGCCCCGGATTGCAGCTGTAGCTCAATCTCTTCGATCTCATCGGTCAGGTGACGGTCGTCCACCACCGCAATACGGCAGCCGCCCATGGAGAGATCCAGGGTATGGCTGCGCGAGGAGATGCCGCTGGCGTAGTGGATCACCGCCGGCACGTTGGCATCGATACGGATCGTCTTACGCGTCTGGCGGGTTTCCCGCGCCACGGCAATGGCCGCCAGCAGGAAGATCAGGCTGTAGATACCCCAGCCGACGTTCAGGGCGATAACCATCGGATCGACGTTGAAATAGTCATGCGCGACGGCGCGCGTGATCCCGGCGACAACCCCTGCCGCCAGCAATACGGCGATGATCAGGTGCGGGCGGACAATGCTGAAGTCGAAATAGCCCACGTCCAGCAGCGCGCCTTTATCGGTTACGTTGAACTTCCCGCGTTTCGGGAAGATCAGGGTAATCACCGTCGGCAGCACCAGATGGAAGGCCAGCACGAGATCATAGATCTCCCCCCAGAAGCTGTAGCGGAAGCGCCCGTTGACCCGCGAGTTCACATAGATGCAGAGGAACAGGTGCGGCAGCATATAGGCGAAAATCAGGCTCGCCGAGGAGTGGATAATGTTCAGGTTAAACAGCAGGTAGGCCAGCGGCGCGGTGAGGAACGCCACGCGCGGCAACGCAAACTGGAACGAGAGCATGGCGTTGAGATAGCACAGACGCTGCTGCCACTTCAGGCCGCGGCCCAGCAGGGGGTTATCGACCCGCAAAATCTGCGTCATGCCGCGCGCCCAGCGGGTACGCTGGATCACGTGCACCACCAGGCGCTCCGTCGCCAGCCCTGCGGCCAGCGGAATATTCAGATAGGCCGATTTCCAGCCCAGGCGCTGCATCTTCAGCGCGGTGTGGGCGTCTTCGGTAACGGTTTCCACCGCAAAGCCCCCAATCTCTTCCAGCGCGCTGCGACGGATCACCGCGCAGGAGCCGCAGAAGAAGGTGGCGTTCCAGTTATCGTTACCGCGCTGGATCTGCCCATAGAAGAGCTGACCCTCGTTAGGAATATCGCGGCCTGCGGAGAGGTTACGCTCGAACGGATCCGGCGAGTAGAAGTAGTGCGGCGTCTGCATCAGCGCCAGCTTCGGATCCTGCAGGAAGGCCCCAACCGTCGCCTGCAGGAAGATACGCGTCGCCACGTGGTCACAGTCAAAGACGCAGATCAGCTCGCCTTTGGTGAGCTTCATCGCGTGGTTGAGGTTGCCCGCTTTGGCGTGGGAGTTGTCGTTACGCGTGATGTACCCTACCCCGACGTTGGCGGCAAACACCGCGAACTCGCTGCGCTTGCCGTCATCCAGCAGATAGATCTTCAGCTTATCCGCCGGATAATCCAGGCACTGCGCCGCCAGCACGGTATCGCGCACCACGTCCAGGCTTTCGTTATAGGACGGAATATAGATATCCACCGTCGGCCACTGCGACATATCATCCGGCAGCGGCACAATCTTGCGCTGTAACGGAAAGAGGTTTTGCAGATAACTCAAAATAATGGTTATCCAGATATAGAGTTCGGCGAGAAATAACCCGATCCCCAGTATGGCCTCAATTTCGGAATTAAAGTGCAGCGTCTGCGTGGCCCGGAACCAGATATATCGTGTGGACATTAACACCGCCACGATCATCATGATTACCGATACGCGGTGATGTTTGCTAAAGCCGAGCAGCAGCAGCGCCCCAATGCTGATTAAGCCGAAGATATACTGCTTCTGGCTATCCATTGGGGTGATAATAATGAGCACGGCGATAGGTGCTAAGACCAATAGCAGTAGATAAAACAGCGCCTTTTTCATAGGACGTCCCTGGAAATTGTCGTCAGAAACTGGAGGTTCTCAGGTTGGCGTGTACGGCGCCGTCCCCCACCTGGATACCCAAAATGCCCGCGATACGCTTACTCACCAGCTCGATATCGAACGCCGCCGCCGAGGTGGCGCTGAAATCCAGTATCGATTGCTGTGAGGCATTGGCCTCAGGCACGCTTTCATCCCGGTTGATCACACCAAGCAGGCGATCGCCGAGGCGTTGCTGTAAGAAGGCGGTGACGTCACGGCTGATATGGCGCCGGTTGTCACTCTGGTTCACCAGGAAATAGTATCCGGCCTTGTTGTTCGGCGGTTCGCCGCCGGTCAGCCGGTGGTTTTCAATGTGTGGCAGCAGTGACAGCGATGCGGTGTCGGCCAGCAGGGTCACCAGGTGCAGATCGGCCAGCGGGGAGATCGCCTTCAGCGCCGGGTTCGGCCCTGGCGGGAAGTCGGCCAGAATAACCAGCCCCGGATAGTTCAGCAGAGAACTTAACCCACGCGCCAGGAAATTGCTGTCGCTGGTGAGGTTATGTTCAAAGATCAGGCGCTGCTCTTCCGTCACTTCACCGTAGGGCAGGACAAACATATTGTTGCCTGCCGTCAGTACCGACTGGCTCCAGTCGGCGGATTCATTGGCGCGGGCAACGTAGCCGCGTCCGTCAGACAACGGCACGCCAAAATGCAGACGCAGCGCGTTCTGTACGTCGAAGTCAATGGCCAGAACTTTACTGCCGGAACGTGCCAGAGCATAAGCGAGGTTGGCCGTGACCGTAGTTTTCCCGACTCCGCCTTTTGGCGAGCAAATACACACTAACGGCATGAAGCGATTCTCTCCAGGAGCGGTTGTAACGGAAGATCTTTCACCGGATGGCTGGCACGTTCAGACGCTTTGGTGGCGAACAGCTGCTCAAAGCGCACCGGCTCTGCAGGTTTAGGCGCAGGGGTAGCGTGCGCAATGGGCACTACCGGCGCAGGCGTAGCACGAAACTCAGGTTGCGGCGCAGGGGCCTCTTTCACCGGCGGCTGGCTTGCCACCTCAGGTTTAAGCTGTTCGAACAGCGAGGGCG encodes the following:
- the bcsD gene encoding cellulose biosynthesis protein BcsD, which translates into the protein MNDQQLLHYYQHQQSQSGWFGLIHVMVETMVANVGEAQSRAFLVQMGDALGERFPLMLAHTVGELEEQINARLAAFNWGYIDIDASDTAIRIVHTALPVPPEEAKQMAWNHAFSAVLEGLYARWLREQGGKSHVSLWREASPSATVIHFRYQNNQ
- the bcsQ gene encoding cellulose biosynthesis protein BcsQ, with translation MPLVCICSPKGGVGKTTVTANLAYALARSGSKVLAIDFDVQNALRLHFGVPLSDGRGYVARANESADWSQSVLTAGNNMFVLPYGEVTEEQRLIFEHNLTSDSNFLARGLSSLLNYPGLVILADFPPGPNPALKAISPLADLHLVTLLADTASLSLLPHIENHRLTGGEPPNNKAGYYFLVNQSDNRRHISRDVTAFLQQRLGDRLLGVINRDESVPEANASQQSILDFSATSAAAFDIELVSKRIAGILGIQVGDGAVHANLRTSSF
- the bcsA gene encoding UDP-forming cellulose synthase catalytic subunit, with product MKKALFYLLLLVLAPIAVLIIITPMDSQKQYIFGLISIGALLLLGFSKHHRVSVIMMIVAVLMSTRYIWFRATQTLHFNSEIEAILGIGLFLAELYIWITIILSYLQNLFPLQRKIVPLPDDMSQWPTVDIYIPSYNESLDVVRDTVLAAQCLDYPADKLKIYLLDDGKRSEFAVFAANVGVGYITRNDNSHAKAGNLNHAMKLTKGELICVFDCDHVATRIFLQATVGAFLQDPKLALMQTPHYFYSPDPFERNLSAGRDIPNEGQLFYGQIQRGNDNWNATFFCGSCAVIRRSALEEIGGFAVETVTEDAHTALKMQRLGWKSAYLNIPLAAGLATERLVVHVIQRTRWARGMTQILRVDNPLLGRGLKWQQRLCYLNAMLSFQFALPRVAFLTAPLAYLLFNLNIIHSSASLIFAYMLPHLFLCIYVNSRVNGRFRYSFWGEIYDLVLAFHLVLPTVITLIFPKRGKFNVTDKGALLDVGYFDFSIVRPHLIIAVLLAAGVVAGITRAVAHDYFNVDPMVIALNVGWGIYSLIFLLAAIAVARETRQTRKTIRIDANVPAVIHYASGISSRSHTLDLSMGGCRIAVVDDRHLTDEIEEIELQLQSGAISIPVSVIAHDEQYIRLMFAEIPLERRRELVRVVLARADAWINPPKPQDNPFRSLFIIIRSVFDLFWLTWKDRRNKRRQRHEDAGRRNNATEDTAV
- a CDS encoding glycosyl hydrolase family 8 produces the protein MWQRTKIVVLALGLLLSHQVFAGSAWESYKARFLMPDGRIIDTGNNSVSHTEGQGFAMMMAVRNNDRAGFDKIWSWTKKNLQNPQTGLFYWRFNPVAADPVMDKNNATDGDTFIAWALLKAGTQWNDSNYLNASDAITKELVARNVISFAGYRVMLPGAKGFNLNSHVNLNPSYFIFPAWEDFAKRSHLTVWRDLINDGQKLLVKMRFGNTQLPADWVSLYADGRVTPAKEWPARFSYDAIRVPLYVKWYQPTSPLMAPYTAYWGRFSRTQTPAWVNITTNDPAPYMMDGGLLAVRDLAMGQLPAGEPQITAQEDYYSASLKMLVSLAR
- the bcsB gene encoding cellulose biosynthesis cyclic di-GMP-binding regulatory protein BcsB, producing MKGMTRKALQMLFVFGVLAQPVTAEEPTTVESLLPVDFPPATDTAQSTEDAAPASLPAPDTLPAFQTPPAAEAAAEPTASPAPDAMPVTPDAVPASPVPMGITPGTSSSITVAQMGQPNGVVLSGGQLQGGIDFTLSADQVITNAQLELNLKVSPAMAARNTTLQLMLNGQPLGTVPLGSADSNVSSYQLEIPAAMVVSRNNISFKINDGDALLCQRDLSDNYQVTIMPNTRLDLEAQQLNIGADLSHFPRPFLDEMQMTPTTLTFAFPAKTLPEQVGAAALIASWLGIEADYRGISFDALHDQLPEKNGILFGKPGESIGGLTLPASNGAMLQVVDNPANPIYKLLLVVGNNEQQLKSAAWRLTRGEFSGQTTSLLVEAQNIPVSKPYDAPRWIATDRPVLLSELMRKDQSLTVTGIWHEPLTLGFRAAPDLFMWDGDTIPLKIAYRFPSESWIDEQRSYLSMTFNGTFLRNLPVNKQGLLEGLWHKLGGDARQENFVMPLEPYLIYGDNQLQLYFNIQTKETAPCSVLLNNNIKSRIDEDSSIDLSNSRHFALLPNLSYFVGASFPFTRLADFSQTVLLLPENPSESEIGTLLDLAARSGNATGTALNNNRVMFGLPSGGANLLRLSNSDVLAVSTLDQTAFNRALLAQSPFISNEHTFGVREPKMLEKAQRLLEGDWNASGVDADRYFSSNESWRGFVSFRSQWNPQRLVVMAIGSNDQQLSRLHNDLNSARINAGIRGDTAIITDENGVRSFRVGPQFPSGQMPWYMMVVWYATQHSAMLAIFGLLFATIIGLSLYSLLKKRAHKRLNPQDSDRE